In a single window of the Thermoplasmatales archaeon genome:
- the folP gene encoding dihydropteroate synthase, with protein sequence MNHCLLDISYLPEETTTETLKNFPFLLRSVSKINRWKKISFKKPKIMGIVNATPDSFFPASRISDIRDLDRLIDLKPDVIDVGGESTRPGSKEISSESEISRLRPYIEYISTTSNVPLSLDTRHPETARKFAQYISFLNDISGFTNNDMVQVALENRIKCIVMHMRGIPENMQDQTVYSDIVPEVISFLYKQARNLLEAGISTDDIIVDPGIGFGKDINGNLSILHDIKSFEFGPDLLVGTSRKGFLGKITGEDVTGRLPGTIATSIYLAQNHVDYLRVHDVKENRDAIEVMEKMYLE encoded by the coding sequence ATGAATCATTGCTTGCTTGATATTTCATATCTACCTGAAGAAACAACCACGGAAACGCTTAAGAATTTTCCTTTTCTGCTAAGATCCGTCAGTAAGATAAATCGGTGGAAAAAGATCTCATTCAAGAAACCAAAGATTATGGGCATTGTTAACGCCACTCCGGATTCATTTTTTCCGGCATCGAGGATTTCGGACATACGCGACCTTGACCGGCTGATAGATTTAAAACCAGACGTAATTGATGTGGGAGGCGAAAGCACGAGACCAGGAAGCAAAGAAATTTCTTCTGAAAGTGAAATATCACGTCTTCGCCCGTATATTGAATATATTTCTACGACTTCAAACGTACCTCTCTCACTGGATACACGACATCCAGAAACTGCAAGGAAATTCGCACAGTATATTTCGTTTCTCAACGACATTTCGGGATTTACAAACAATGACATGGTGCAAGTGGCGCTGGAGAACAGAATAAAATGCATAGTAATGCACATGAGGGGGATTCCGGAAAACATGCAAGATCAAACTGTTTATTCAGATATCGTTCCAGAAGTGATTTCATTCCTGTATAAGCAAGCACGAAACCTGCTTGAAGCAGGTATTTCTACTGATGACATAATAGTGGACCCAGGTATAGGTTTTGGAAAAGATATCAATGGAAATTTGAGTATTCTTCATGATATAAAGTCCTTTGAATTCGGACCAGACCTATTGGTGGGAACTTCGCGAAAAGGATTCCTGGGGAAGATAACTGGTGAGGATGTAACGGGAAGGCTACCTGGAACTATAGCTACCTCAATATATCTCGCTCAAAATCATGTGGATTATTTGAGAGTTCACGACGTAAAAGAAAATAGAGATGCTATAGAAGTAATGGAAAAAATGTATCTTGAGTGA
- the hisS gene encoding histidine--tRNA ligase has translation MGFEHLKGFRDIFPEDAQVRLELFSKMEDVASRFGFAPIEYPSVEPLDLFRIKSGDELVKQTFSFKDKGGREVTLIPEATPSTVRLLTSRKEISKPVRWYSMPKLWRYEEPQSGRLREHVQFNADIFGSDSIYADAEIIGLAANILDDLGLNEEYEIRLNDRNLMNNILSSLGISNAPATLSIIDHYGKVENDTLLSELSDQGIDDEQAESVIKLLEKNLNPPDLMDFLSSLIFMDDKTVENVNRLEDTYALIKKYTSTRIVVSLSTVRGLGYYTGIVFEGFDKKGELRAIFGGGRYDNLSNLLSEQSIPAVGFGMGDAVLEILMKRTGKWKSEPKRKRYAVCCTTKKLADRCIDLTMELRDSGASAISDLNGRSLSAQLKNASSNNCDYAVIIGEKDIRSGDVTLRTLKTGEQSQISIEKLLKAVRG, from the coding sequence ATGGGATTCGAGCACCTTAAAGGTTTCAGAGACATATTTCCGGAAGATGCACAGGTAAGGCTTGAATTATTCAGTAAGATGGAGGATGTGGCCTCAAGATTCGGTTTTGCGCCTATCGAGTACCCAAGCGTAGAACCACTTGATCTGTTCAGGATAAAGTCCGGAGACGAGTTGGTAAAACAGACTTTTTCATTCAAAGACAAGGGTGGAAGGGAAGTAACACTGATCCCAGAGGCAACTCCATCCACGGTCAGGTTACTTACCTCCAGGAAAGAGATCTCTAAGCCCGTAAGATGGTACAGTATGCCAAAACTGTGGAGATATGAAGAACCACAATCTGGAAGGCTACGAGAGCACGTACAGTTTAATGCGGATATTTTCGGTTCTGATTCTATTTACGCAGATGCAGAAATCATTGGGCTCGCGGCAAATATCCTTGATGATCTTGGCCTGAATGAGGAATACGAGATCAGGCTAAATGACCGGAATTTGATGAATAATATACTGAGTAGCCTCGGAATCTCAAACGCTCCAGCTACTCTTTCTATCATAGACCATTACGGGAAGGTGGAAAATGATACCCTTCTATCGGAGCTTAGTGATCAGGGAATAGATGACGAGCAAGCTGAATCGGTAATTAAGCTCCTAGAGAAAAACCTGAATCCACCCGATCTTATGGACTTTCTCTCTTCACTGATCTTCATGGATGATAAAACCGTGGAGAATGTTAATCGCCTGGAAGATACCTACGCCTTGATTAAAAAGTATACAAGTACAAGAATTGTTGTGAGTCTTTCCACAGTCAGGGGTCTCGGTTATTATACCGGTATCGTCTTTGAAGGCTTCGATAAGAAAGGAGAATTAAGAGCTATCTTTGGAGGCGGGCGATATGATAACCTTTCAAATCTTTTGTCTGAACAAAGCATCCCTGCCGTAGGATTCGGAATGGGCGATGCTGTGCTTGAGATTCTCATGAAAAGAACAGGCAAATGGAAATCCGAACCGAAAAGAAAAAGGTACGCCGTCTGCTGTACTACGAAAAAACTGGCGGATCGTTGCATAGATCTTACTATGGAGCTAAGAGATTCAGGCGCCTCTGCAATATCGGACCTGAACGGTAGGAGCCTTTCGGCTCAGTTGAAGAATGCTTCATCAAATAACTGTGACTATGCGGTTATAATTGGCGAGAAAGACATAAGGTCTGGAGATGTAACGTTAAGGACCCTTAAAACGGGCGAGCAGTCTCAAATCTCAATAGAAAAGTTACTCAAGGCTGTAAGAGGATAA
- a CDS encoding amidohydrolase, with product MAGEVVNEETQRYIVSMRRFFHENPELSFKEDKTLERIKNELQTIGLQVHEIKEGGLYSDIVGEKPGKTVAVRADVDALPVTEETDVPFKSKNKGVMHACGHDAHMAMLLGLAKVAVARKAEQHGTIRLLFQRAEERPPGGAVHLINGGALDGVDYVIGQHVFTRFESGKAAFFYREAMANADEFTIRIHGKGGHGSAPDEAIDALMVASEYVTTAQTIVSRLVSPKRPTVVTFGTFQAGYRYNIIAAHAELTGTVRTFDDETRNIIKVNLKKLLSHLCEAYGATYEFDYQEGYPAVVDNEKVTRIVEQVASEILGPENILHPDPDMGGEDFAYYLQKVPGTFYFLGVGNKMKGIDSPQHSPTYNVDEDALPNGTEILYKSAITLSKS from the coding sequence ATGGCAGGAGAAGTTGTTAATGAAGAGACCCAAAGATATATCGTATCAATGCGAAGATTTTTTCACGAGAATCCGGAATTGAGCTTCAAGGAAGATAAAACACTCGAAAGAATTAAGAATGAGCTTCAAACCATTGGATTACAGGTTCACGAGATAAAAGAAGGAGGGCTGTATTCGGACATAGTCGGCGAGAAACCCGGAAAGACAGTGGCCGTCAGAGCTGATGTTGACGCACTCCCTGTCACAGAGGAAACTGATGTACCTTTCAAATCCAAGAATAAAGGGGTAATGCATGCCTGTGGTCACGATGCACACATGGCTATGCTTTTGGGCCTTGCAAAAGTTGCTGTTGCTAGAAAAGCGGAACAGCATGGAACTATAAGACTCTTGTTTCAAAGAGCAGAAGAACGTCCTCCGGGAGGGGCAGTCCATCTCATTAATGGTGGAGCGCTAGATGGTGTTGATTATGTTATCGGCCAGCACGTATTCACAAGATTCGAAAGTGGAAAAGCTGCCTTCTTTTACAGGGAGGCAATGGCAAATGCAGACGAATTCACAATTAGAATTCATGGTAAAGGCGGACACGGTTCTGCACCCGATGAAGCAATCGATGCACTGATGGTTGCATCGGAGTATGTCACAACGGCTCAGACAATAGTGTCTCGACTTGTAAGTCCAAAGAGACCCACAGTTGTGACTTTCGGTACTTTTCAGGCTGGTTACAGGTATAATATCATAGCGGCACATGCAGAATTGACTGGAACAGTCAGAACGTTTGATGACGAAACAAGAAATATAATCAAAGTTAATCTTAAGAAATTACTCTCTCATCTCTGTGAGGCGTATGGAGCAACATACGAATTTGATTACCAGGAAGGTTATCCTGCGGTAGTAGACAATGAAAAAGTAACCCGAATCGTAGAACAGGTGGCTTCGGAAATACTTGGCCCAGAAAATATTTTGCATCCAGATCCTGACATGGGTGGAGAAGATTTTGCGTATTATCTTCAAAAAGTACCTGGGACGTTCTATTTTCTTGGAGTAGGAAACAAAATGAAGGGAATTGACAGCCCTCAACATAGTCCAACGTATAATGTTGACGAGGATGCGCTCCCCAATGGGACGGAAATACTTTATAAGTCAGCAATAACCCTATCAAAAAGCTGA
- a CDS encoding carbon monoxide dehydrogenase subunit G: MHFDGTFEVKAPREKLYNLLMDPNQVSSCMPGFKGIDVTSPEDYTIALKVGVAFIKTEVKMHMLVKEAQSPSHAKLVGNGVSSSGNLDMEVIADLTEENGQTTMKWAADANVSGKLASMGQRMITGQAEKIIKNMFDCLKAKVVQ; the protein is encoded by the coding sequence ATGCATTTTGATGGAACGTTTGAGGTAAAGGCACCTAGAGAAAAGTTATACAATCTTTTGATGGACCCGAACCAGGTTTCTTCCTGTATGCCAGGATTCAAGGGAATTGATGTAACTTCACCTGAAGATTATACAATTGCTCTGAAAGTGGGGGTTGCATTCATAAAGACTGAAGTAAAGATGCACATGCTGGTAAAAGAGGCACAGTCACCTTCACACGCTAAGTTAGTTGGTAACGGTGTTAGCTCAAGCGGCAATCTTGATATGGAAGTCATAGCAGATTTGACTGAAGAAAATGGTCAGACAACCATGAAGTGGGCGGCCGACGCAAATGTAAGTGGGAAGTTGGCATCGATGGGACAACGTATGATAACCGGCCAGGCTGAAAAGATCATCAAGAATATGTTTGATTGCCTCAAGGCAAAGGTTGTTCAATAA
- a CDS encoding cobyrinate a,c-diamide synthase, whose amino-acid sequence MRVVGITAPSTDSGKTTVTLAILSKLKNSTGVKIGPDYIDGGISSKLTGNRTWNMDRWIQGRNYVNILPSLANNFDYAVVEGVMGMYDSGTQIDLSTHYYFEKLKIPYILVVDISKLAESAYYIASGFIHKSNIGVILNKYSSDKHLEMVSREFKKHGARIIGAIPNDKEYSIPQRHLGLYTSLEIENLRGMAEKISRNIDFSFIEKAGTIKSRKAKVNSDSHALQRNDLKIAVALDKAFNFYYSDSLFKLEELGKVQYFSPLKGESPDDPDFVYLGGGYPELYADELSSNNKVSEFLKNHSESGKPILAECGGLMYLEKEMVTDKGNLRMVGVFDGKVNKNSKLTLGYTKLKSKKSSILFRKGDLVYGHEFHYSTISDDSEKVLTNILGRGISGEDGIQVHNTLGTYSHFSLSRYFKRLYRLILENK is encoded by the coding sequence ATGAGAGTAGTAGGGATCACGGCTCCATCTACGGATTCTGGAAAAACAACAGTAACGTTAGCGATTCTGAGCAAACTGAAGAATTCTACCGGCGTAAAAATAGGCCCGGACTACATAGACGGCGGGATATCTTCAAAATTGACAGGAAATAGAACCTGGAATATGGACCGATGGATCCAAGGCAGGAACTACGTTAATATACTTCCGTCTCTGGCCAATAATTTCGACTATGCAGTGGTTGAGGGCGTAATGGGTATGTATGATTCCGGCACACAGATAGATCTTAGCACCCATTATTATTTTGAAAAGCTGAAGATCCCGTATATACTTGTCGTGGACATCAGTAAGCTTGCAGAATCAGCTTATTACATTGCTAGTGGTTTCATCCATAAATCGAACATAGGTGTTATACTGAATAAATACAGTTCGGACAAACACTTAGAGATGGTATCCAGAGAGTTTAAAAAACACGGCGCTAGAATAATAGGGGCCATCCCTAACGATAAAGAATATTCTATTCCTCAAAGACATCTTGGCTTGTACACGTCCCTTGAGATTGAAAATTTGAGAGGCATGGCAGAAAAAATCTCAAGAAATATAGATTTTTCCTTTATAGAGAAAGCAGGAACAATAAAATCCAGAAAGGCGAAAGTGAACTCAGACTCGCATGCATTGCAACGGAATGATCTTAAAATAGCCGTGGCACTTGATAAGGCTTTTAATTTTTATTATTCTGATTCTCTTTTCAAGCTTGAGGAACTTGGCAAGGTACAGTACTTTTCACCACTGAAGGGTGAATCACCTGATGACCCTGACTTTGTGTACCTCGGCGGGGGGTACCCAGAACTCTACGCAGATGAACTATCGAGCAATAACAAGGTTTCGGAGTTTCTAAAAAACCATTCTGAATCAGGAAAGCCAATTCTTGCTGAATGTGGAGGCCTGATGTACCTTGAGAAGGAGATGGTTACAGACAAAGGGAACCTAAGGATGGTTGGTGTCTTCGATGGCAAAGTTAACAAGAATTCCAAGCTAACTTTGGGCTATACAAAACTTAAAAGCAAGAAATCCTCGATTCTGTTCAGGAAAGGTGATCTGGTTTACGGCCATGAGTTCCATTACAGTACCATTTCCGATGATTCTGAAAAAGTCTTAACAAATATACTGGGGAGGGGGATATCTGGTGAGGATGGGATTCAGGTACACAACACGCTTGGAACATATTCTCATTTTTCTCTCTCAAGATACTTCAAAAGGCTCTATCGCCTAATCCTTGAGAATAAATGA
- a CDS encoding nucleotidyltransferase family protein, whose translation MESTRRSLENLCAVILCSGISKRFGSNKLVADLHGRPVVWYVLSNVRKSGIDSVYIVANSKNYGILESHLPKENYIINRNYKDGLSSSIVCAVDALKDKFNRILIMNGDQPFFKSSLIKNLVSIQDNNPRNIASASFKRYPRNPAIFPNEFYDQLLLLKGDAGARQIIVKNMEKVSLLEIADEMYLFDIDTQYDYEKAQSLFMEYAEH comes from the coding sequence ATGGAATCAACACGTAGGTCTCTTGAGAACCTATGCGCAGTTATCTTGTGTTCAGGAATCTCAAAGAGATTCGGTAGCAACAAACTTGTTGCAGATCTTCACGGGAGACCTGTGGTATGGTATGTGCTCAGCAATGTTCGCAAATCTGGAATCGACAGTGTATATATTGTTGCAAATAGCAAAAACTACGGGATTCTTGAAAGCCATCTACCTAAAGAAAATTATATCATCAATAGAAACTACAAGGATGGGTTATCCTCCTCTATCGTCTGCGCTGTAGATGCTCTAAAAGATAAATTCAATAGAATTTTAATAATGAATGGGGATCAGCCTTTTTTTAAATCGTCTTTGATTAAAAACTTGGTTTCTATCCAGGATAACAATCCAAGAAATATAGCGTCTGCTTCCTTCAAAAGATATCCTCGAAATCCTGCCATATTTCCCAACGAATTTTATGATCAATTGCTTCTTTTGAAAGGCGACGCCGGTGCTAGACAAATAATAGTCAAGAACATGGAAAAAGTCTCCCTCCTCGAGATTGCTGATGAGATGTACTTATTTGATATCGATACACAATATGATTACGAGAAAGCACAGTCGCTATTCATGGAATATGCGGAGCATTAA
- a CDS encoding APC family permease has product MSSNELRKNVLNRREILFQGVAGSAPAGAAVATMTGAAQYSLGALPLAALIAFFVVLLNAYIITRVSKRVAGSGGYYDYSKHAFGPVTGAFTGWMYILYQIFAMAFIAMSISVFLPALLSEIFGINLPPYSWVPLLLISLLFGYFVSVIGIKQSLRYAMVMGTLEIIIVVVIGLFIVLSKPSINTVEVFTPKFASGGLSGVMLGVLFMYTAFSGFGAMTPLGEEAKNAKKMVGDMILLSSVILGLFFIFAAYAFTVGWGPLNMSTYASNLVPGVILTKNDLGMIGAIILTIFYVNSILTDLVVFFNSSSRISMTLSRDKVFPTFLSRIHDKHQTPHISAAVIGIAAAGVSIVGTLTITGFNAWLMAGVVATLAPLLVHAIANASLPVLNKRATKKFGALNVALPVVAIGILGFIFYGTFISIDEAVIIGSIVFAVWVVVGIIISILRRKSYSFTLQNNTTAVEGE; this is encoded by the coding sequence ATGTCTAGCAATGAGCTAAGAAAAAACGTGTTAAATAGAAGAGAAATACTTTTTCAAGGAGTTGCCGGATCTGCACCGGCTGGTGCAGCTGTAGCAACCATGACAGGGGCTGCACAATATTCACTTGGTGCATTGCCTCTCGCTGCACTGATTGCATTTTTTGTTGTATTATTGAACGCATACATTATCACGAGGGTTTCTAAGAGAGTTGCAGGTTCTGGAGGATACTATGATTACAGCAAACATGCCTTTGGTCCTGTTACTGGGGCGTTTACTGGATGGATGTACATACTTTATCAGATTTTCGCAATGGCTTTTATAGCCATGAGCATCTCAGTTTTTCTACCGGCGTTACTCTCTGAAATTTTCGGGATAAATCTTCCACCATATTCCTGGGTGCCTTTATTACTGATCTCGTTGCTTTTTGGCTACTTCGTCTCTGTCATCGGCATTAAACAATCCCTTAGGTATGCAATGGTCATGGGCACACTAGAAATAATCATAGTAGTTGTTATAGGACTTTTCATAGTACTATCGAAGCCATCTATCAACACTGTTGAAGTTTTCACGCCAAAGTTTGCCTCTGGTGGCCTAAGCGGTGTTATGCTTGGTGTGCTTTTCATGTATACTGCTTTTTCAGGGTTTGGTGCGATGACACCTTTGGGAGAAGAAGCCAAAAATGCTAAGAAAATGGTAGGTGATATGATCCTTCTTTCTTCAGTTATACTTGGACTTTTCTTCATTTTCGCAGCTTATGCTTTCACCGTTGGTTGGGGGCCCTTGAATATGTCTACATATGCTTCCAACCTAGTTCCAGGCGTAATTCTTACTAAGAATGATCTCGGTATGATAGGGGCTATTATTCTAACAATTTTTTATGTGAACAGCATTCTGACCGATCTGGTTGTTTTCTTCAACAGTTCTTCAAGAATCTCTATGACACTGAGTAGAGACAAGGTGTTTCCTACGTTTCTCTCAAGGATTCACGACAAACACCAAACACCTCATATCTCCGCAGCGGTAATAGGAATTGCTGCTGCAGGAGTATCAATTGTAGGAACTTTAACTATAACTGGCTTCAATGCATGGTTGATGGCAGGGGTTGTGGCTACACTTGCACCTCTGCTAGTACATGCGATTGCCAACGCTTCACTTCCGGTTCTAAACAAAAGAGCTACGAAAAAATTCGGGGCTTTAAATGTCGCTTTACCAGTAGTGGCAATAGGGATCCTAGGATTCATCTTTTATGGGACTTTTATATCAATCGATGAGGCAGTAATTATAGGGTCTATCGTATTCGCTGTATGGGTTGTTGTCGGAATAATCATCTCAATTCTGAGGCGGAAGAGTTATTCGTTTACTTTGCAAAACAATACTACTGCAGTTGAAGGCGAATAA
- a CDS encoding MFS transporter, with amino-acid sequence MELANNKDFYFYVSMRGLTAVPASAFIIYILWVSLEITKSSIISGIIDSISIIPFFGAPIFGTLLDTSRKKKLIGFTGLCLAIISILIVPYSYVFSTLIAKVSLLILATLLFSSSREILGSLYNVLSKSILKKSQYRSGVSLENTVANASRLIGQAFLGITLVYSLYLTTTFLAIFEIAAIIFLILIPSKTQQNKGNPQLKFITEIKKGYDFVKKSKVVKGIILTSVLSNLFAGMLDLIIVYLVEIKLSLSALFLSGVLVSLLSGTIIGTLISKKFNQNGFKIMGGGLVLAGIDILFVDFTVSYLYLIIIFIIFGVISGFIENAGSNLMLNEVDLEVFSRASGFVSASSSGAIFLSSIIAGYVIFYLRYSSAILMIFLGLIVVGTLTFRFSRFIKG; translated from the coding sequence GTGGAGTTAGCAAATAATAAGGATTTTTATTTTTATGTTTCGATGCGAGGCCTTACGGCTGTTCCGGCATCAGCGTTCATAATTTACATTCTTTGGGTTAGTTTGGAAATAACAAAATCTTCAATAATCTCTGGTATTATCGATTCAATCTCCATAATACCTTTCTTTGGCGCCCCTATATTTGGGACTTTACTGGATACATCCAGAAAGAAGAAACTAATTGGTTTTACAGGGCTATGTTTGGCTATTATAAGTATTCTAATAGTTCCATATTCTTATGTATTTTCAACTTTAATAGCAAAAGTATCCTTATTGATTTTAGCGACATTATTGTTTAGTAGTTCCCGCGAGATACTGGGCAGTCTATACAACGTCCTATCGAAGTCCATTCTAAAAAAGTCGCAGTATAGATCTGGCGTATCCTTAGAGAATACGGTGGCTAATGCAAGTCGTTTAATAGGACAGGCTTTTCTGGGAATAACGTTGGTATATTCATTGTACCTCACGACTACATTTTTGGCCATATTTGAAATAGCAGCAATAATCTTCCTCATTCTTATACCTTCCAAAACCCAGCAAAATAAAGGGAATCCGCAATTAAAATTCATTACGGAAATAAAAAAAGGTTATGATTTCGTCAAAAAGAGTAAAGTTGTCAAGGGAATTATATTGACAAGTGTACTTTCTAATCTATTCGCTGGTATGCTTGATCTTATAATTGTATATTTGGTAGAGATTAAACTATCTCTATCCGCTCTTTTTCTAAGCGGAGTTTTGGTTTCCTTATTATCGGGAACTATTATCGGCACTCTAATCTCGAAAAAATTTAATCAAAACGGTTTCAAAATAATGGGAGGTGGGTTGGTTTTGGCCGGTATCGATATACTTTTTGTCGACTTTACTGTATCATATCTTTATCTCATAATCATTTTCATCATATTCGGGGTTATTTCAGGATTCATAGAAAATGCAGGATCAAATTTGATGCTTAATGAAGTGGATCTCGAAGTATTTTCTAGAGCGAGTGGTTTTGTTTCTGCCTCAAGCTCTGGTGCAATTTTTCTCTCTTCTATCATAGCAGGTTACGTGATATTTTATCTCCGCTATTCCTCTGCCATTCTGATGATTTTTTTGGGGCTTATTGTCGTAGGAACTTTAACATTTCGTTTTAGCAGATTTATTAAAGGTTGA
- a CDS encoding transcriptional repressor — protein MNYYVTALRNARFKITPQRLAVVDFVSRNTPGHFTAEQVFRNAKENEPTITLATTYNALYALEKSGALKSFESKNTTWFESRVKFHANFICNGCGKIYDIDLDEKKLMSLINTDGFEVEDMDLIIRGICPDCVAKRPKSKA, from the coding sequence TTGAACTATTACGTGACAGCACTTAGAAATGCCAGATTCAAAATAACGCCGCAAAGACTCGCAGTTGTAGACTTTGTTAGCAGAAATACTCCAGGACATTTCACGGCTGAACAGGTCTTTAGAAATGCAAAAGAGAATGAGCCCACAATTACCCTTGCCACTACTTATAATGCCCTTTATGCACTGGAAAAATCGGGCGCTTTGAAATCCTTCGAATCCAAAAATACAACCTGGTTTGAGTCAAGGGTAAAATTTCACGCTAATTTTATATGCAATGGCTGCGGCAAAATTTATGACATCGATCTGGATGAAAAAAAATTGATGAGTTTGATAAACACAGATGGCTTTGAGGTCGAAGACATGGATCTAATCATTAGGGGAATATGTCCTGATTGTGTGGCAAAGAGACCTAAAAGTAAAGCCTAG
- a CDS encoding zinc-ribbon domain-containing protein, protein MTKKCPICGFENLDDAKFCSSCGYSFSSESSSSGPAVSVASTNQDTAGKSRLSRAFDLFMKNLAIVIPSVVLLVVEIILMVILGALAMSFFLFSGYSITSFTAASILAHVISAIVSVVIAVLYFLTLHATMYGAREVIHNRNVNLNSTFERAIPTFHDLLKPVILIIIIGALLGYVDEFLSILVVGVLSVPIYVMSASMILGKSKGFSESINWFIELFNKDGSSAIVILLGSLFSIVPVLNIFAIPYTAELTYISVDEVTVPQSKSV, encoded by the coding sequence ATGACAAAGAAGTGCCCCATTTGTGGTTTTGAAAATCTAGATGATGCTAAGTTTTGCTCTTCTTGTGGTTATTCCTTCTCATCTGAAAGTTCTTCCAGCGGTCCGGCAGTTTCTGTCGCTTCTACAAATCAGGATACGGCTGGAAAGAGTAGATTGTCCAGAGCATTTGACCTGTTCATGAAGAACCTCGCAATTGTGATTCCTTCAGTTGTATTGCTCGTAGTGGAAATTATACTGATGGTGATCCTTGGAGCATTGGCAATGTCGTTCTTTCTGTTCTCTGGGTATTCGATCACTTCTTTTACAGCAGCATCCATCCTCGCTCATGTAATCAGTGCAATTGTATCGGTTGTAATAGCGGTGCTTTATTTCCTGACTTTACACGCTACAATGTACGGTGCTAGGGAAGTAATCCATAATAGAAACGTAAACTTGAATTCAACCTTCGAAAGGGCCATTCCCACTTTTCACGACCTTCTAAAACCTGTAATTTTAATCATAATTATCGGTGCGTTGCTCGGCTATGTCGACGAGTTCCTTTCGATATTGGTCGTTGGTGTTCTCAGCGTTCCAATATATGTAATGTCAGCCTCCATGATCCTGGGGAAATCTAAGGGATTCTCTGAATCCATTAACTGGTTTATTGAATTGTTCAATAAGGATGGCTCAAGTGCTATCGTAATCCTTCTTGGATCACTGTTCAGTATTGTTCCGGTTCTCAACATTTTTGCAATTCCGTATACAGCTGAACTCACCTATATTTCTGTGGACGAAGTTACGGTGCCACAATCAAAGTCGGTTTAA
- a CDS encoding proline iminopeptidase-family hydrolase, whose protein sequence is MKNGVNISEGYAKIFGIKIYFKLFKAENEKATLMTMHGGPGMSHDYLLPVADLANRGISVLFYDQFGCGRSEEPEDLSKFSIDYGVDEAEEVRRTLLSDSKVFLLGSSYGGALALAYSLKHQDKLHGLILSGALSSVPFTVVEMHRLINKLPDWARDAINSNEASSIAGPEYQKAVDLFYHEHFLRLKNYPEPVLRSLKYAEERNVYRIMNGSNEFTITGTISGWDITERISSIKIPTLITTGEYDEVTPKVAEILNNKIDGSELVVLKGCSHLTMWEDRERYNSTLEKFILSTK, encoded by the coding sequence ATGAAAAATGGTGTTAATATTTCGGAAGGTTACGCCAAAATTTTTGGTATAAAGATATATTTTAAGCTATTCAAGGCAGAGAATGAAAAAGCAACTCTTATGACCATGCATGGTGGCCCGGGTATGTCTCATGACTATCTTCTCCCTGTGGCCGATCTTGCAAACAGAGGTATATCTGTCTTATTTTATGACCAGTTTGGTTGTGGAAGATCGGAAGAACCTGAGGATTTATCTAAATTCTCGATCGATTATGGAGTTGATGAGGCAGAAGAAGTACGTAGAACACTGTTATCTGATAGTAAGGTATTCCTTCTTGGATCTTCGTACGGAGGGGCTCTTGCTCTTGCATACTCGTTGAAGCATCAGGATAAACTTCATGGCCTTATTCTTTCTGGAGCACTTTCCTCTGTCCCGTTTACGGTTGTCGAGATGCACAGGTTAATTAATAAGCTCCCAGATTGGGCGAGAGACGCTATTAACTCGAATGAAGCAAGCAGTATTGCTGGACCTGAATACCAGAAAGCAGTTGACCTCTTCTACCACGAACATTTTTTGAGACTCAAAAATTATCCGGAACCTGTTTTGCGCTCCCTCAAATATGCAGAAGAGCGTAACGTTTACCGCATAATGAACGGATCGAACGAATTCACAATTACAGGGACAATTTCCGGCTGGGACATAACAGAAAGGATTTCGTCAATAAAAATTCCAACACTGATCACCACGGGTGAATATGACGAGGTTACGCCGAAAGTTGCAGAAATATTAAACAATAAGATAGATGGGTCAGAATTGGTAGTGCTCAAAGGATGTTCACATCTTACAATGTGGGAGGACAGAGAAAGATATAATTCGACCCTTGAAAAGTTTATTCTTTCAACAAAATAA